The genomic DNA CTATCAGCAGGAACTGAAGAAGCATCCTTATCAGAAAGTGACGCTCATTGGCAGTTCTGCCGGGGATGAAAAAGCAGTTGCATCGGGACGGGCGATGGGGCGAGCGATCAATCTGGCTCGAGATCTTATCAATCGGACCGCCGAGGAAGTCACGCCCACTGCATTTGCCAATCGAGCCTCGGCTGTCGCCAGTACGGTCGGCGTGACTTGTCAGATCTTCGATGAACCCCAACTCCGAGCAGAACGAATGAACTCGATGCTCGGCGTGGCGAGAGGATCTGATGAACCGCCGCGAATGGTGAAGCTCGAATATCAGGGCAATGGCGATGCCCCATTTATTGGACTTGTCGGTAAAGGAGTCACCTACGACAGCGGTGGACTCTCCATCAAGCCGACCGACAGTATGAAGACAATGAAATCGGATATGTCGGGAGCAGCCACGGTGCTCGGGGTGATGCAGGCGGTTGCCGAGTTGAAACTGCCCGTCAACCTGCGATGTTATATGGGTTTGGCAGAGAACATGATCAGCGGGAAGTCTTATCGAGTGGGCGATGTATTGACCGCTCGCAATGGCACGACCATCGAAGTTCTGAACACCGATGCCGAGGGGCGACTCGTGTTGGCGGATGTTTTATGTTATGCGGTTGATGAGGGAACATCCAAGCTGATCGACTTCGCCACATTGACCGGTTCCTGTGTGGTTGCTTTGGGAGAAGATTACACGGGCGTGTTCACGAACAATCAGGAGTGGTGTGATCAGTTGATGAAGTCAGCCGAGGCGACGGGCGAAAAGGCCTGGCAGATGCCGATGTGCGATTCGTTTAACGATCAACTCAAGTCCGACATTGCCGATTGCAAAAACGTCGGCACCCGTTGGGGAGGGTCGATTACAGCCGCCAAGTTCCTGGAAAAGTTTGTCTCAAATACGCCGTGGATTCACTGCGACATCGCCGGCCCCGCCTTCCGTACCGACAGCAAACCCGAACGCGAAGGCGGAGCGAGCGGGGTGATGATTCGCAGTGTTGTGAATCTGCTGAAAGCATATGCATCGTAAATCGTCAGCATACTTCCATACAGTTACCCGCAGTGCATCCAAAGCCACATAATGCGACATAACACCCTCTTTGGCCTAATCATTTTCAAGAGGCAGAAGGATTCAACCGGAACCTCGCGACGCTTCGGGTTCAGATTAGAATGCCCGAATGATCAGGATCAGTGCCACCCTGGTGCGGGTGAAGTTATTTCAATGACTGGAATAAATATCTGATTTATGTGCAATTTATTTATGCTTAGTAAGCTCATAAAATGCATTCATCGTAAACTTTTTAGAATTTACAACATCATCAAAATACGCAAGCATTACCCGTTTTTCATTTTCTAAAACTTTGTCCATTACTTTTGTATTGAGAAGATCAGAAGACTTTGGCCATAAATCGGATAAACGTCGGGAATATGGCCATCCAGCTTCTTCAGGACATCTCATTAACATGGCATGTTGCGAAGAGCATCCTATCCCTTTTGGATAATCAACTGACTGGACCGAATATGTAATACTATAAGTAACGGCACGGGGCTCATGGCAGAATGAAATATTTAATGGACTGCATGAGTATACAATTTGAGTATGCATTCTGTTGATTTTATTGCAGGTGATAGTGTATCCATATTTGGATACTAGGAATTCAAATTTTGAATAAACAGATTTCGCAAAGAATTCCTCTGAATGAAGATTTTCATTTCCGTTCATTGCCTCAATCTTTCAGGACTCAATGTTTTTGAATTTGCTGAACTCATCATACGCGGGTGGCCCCGAAAGATGCTTTTGGGGCGGCGCAGCCGTAAGATACTTCTTGGACAACTCACTCTCAATCTGAAAGCCTCTCATGGACTTCGTCCACCCAGATAGCGGAGCTATCTGGGCCACCCGCGGATCACTCGTGCTGTGGCGAGATGGCCCAGCCACCCAGCCAGGTAGGATTATGAATTCCTGATCGAATTAATAAATAGTGAAAGGTGCGTCCTGACGCACCCCACGACCTATGATCCCTGCTGGAAAACGGTTCTCAAGGTCCGCGAAGCGGGCCCTACTGCTACTCAAAATGGCCAGATCATTGGGATCAGTGCTACGCTGCAGCCCCAGAGGATGAGGCTTAGGGGGCCGCCGATG from Rubinisphaera italica includes the following:
- a CDS encoding leucyl aminopeptidase produces the protein MMDIALSPKLAELTALDWLVLFVTSGDNPNLSAVVPDEVAAVVKRVATVGDLPKKSGETKPLLGLSESLPKRILLVGLGPAEDVKSCEQERYRLFSIAARALCDQPKREVAWVLPEVSGDQLDDSEQIELAAMAIESGVQSQAVYQQELKKHPYQKVTLIGSSAGDEKAVASGRAMGRAINLARDLINRTAEEVTPTAFANRASAVASTVGVTCQIFDEPQLRAERMNSMLGVARGSDEPPRMVKLEYQGNGDAPFIGLVGKGVTYDSGGLSIKPTDSMKTMKSDMSGAATVLGVMQAVAELKLPVNLRCYMGLAENMISGKSYRVGDVLTARNGTTIEVLNTDAEGRLVLADVLCYAVDEGTSKLIDFATLTGSCVVALGEDYTGVFTNNQEWCDQLMKSAEATGEKAWQMPMCDSFNDQLKSDIADCKNVGTRWGGSITAAKFLEKFVSNTPWIHCDIAGPAFRTDSKPEREGGASGVMIRSVVNLLKAYAS